From the Glycine max cultivar Williams 82 chromosome 11, Glycine_max_v4.0, whole genome shotgun sequence genome, the window AGCATCACACAGTTCAAATGCAAACAACATATTCTCGGAGAATAGAAccaaagacaaaagaaacaatgccggaaaataaaataaaaatatatatataaagaaatctATGGCTTGAAGGTTTGACGTTATCTTCGGAGTAATCCGAGCATTCAGTTACAATTACAATATATGAATCCAGTCAAGTTGGGTTTGGCGTCCCCACGTGTTTGTTTGCTTTGGAGCAtaggaaattttatgtttatgtttatgaaactaaaaaaaaatcataacactTGTTAAGGTATagtaacatatttaaaatataatattttttcttattaggttacatgtttataaatatttaaattatcaaaattcagtatatttaatgataaaaaatactaatagttttatacaattaattaaatttaatatttataaaaatattattatcataagtttttaaaatttgactttcactgacaaatttttattatagaccaagttattatttatttaagtcaaataaaattactatagaccatgaaaaaaattattataaattatacacttaaaatttaaactcgacatcatatattaaaataaaataatttttaatcaattaacatatacattttgtactactaaaatttaaaccctttcacataaatatttattttaaaacttcttatgtaaataatttttaagtatttttgggaaattaaaaaaattgaaatagacTAAATTAAAGAGGATTGAGTAAATTAAGGTAAACAgcttaaacaaataataattggTGATTGGATAattgcatatattatttattttataataattacttatgTTTAGAGGAATAAATTTATATCATTCCATTATGAAGAATATCGGtcataaagaaataattgatgATAAATATAAGAACTAGCGTTTATAACAATTGATCTAGCAAGCAATGAGCAATTTGCTTGCCTAAAAcagttgaagatttttttttacttgatttgAACATGATtgcttcatataaaaaatatatgtgatctataaaaacaaaaataaaattttatttcctaaTGAACTCCACTCAAAAGTAAGGATAATTTTGGGAAGAACACAATAATCACTACTAATAGATGATTCAACTTCAAAATGATGCAGTCTTGGATTTTTTAATTGTTCACCATTGTCTTACCTTCtagaaaaaattactttaaaaatcattaaaaataatttttacatattaatggtatgttttattggaataaaaaaatctaaataacaatatattaacttttgttttattaaaacaaataaattaaacaactcctaaaagaattatatgatttcttctatttttcttctcatttaaatttctaaattttctCACAATATTAATACTTAAGTAGAATTTGTCACAGTTGCTCCTCGATCGGGAGACCCTTTGCTCTCCGAAGGTTGAAAAACTAGTTATTCCTGCAATTGTTGAACTTACATATACATGGACTAGAGTTTTTGGCTTCACACATCTGGACGAATCACTCAGGCAAGAAATGAAGTCACTGAATATGATGGTCTTCCCTAGCATAGATATGTTACAGATGCTTTTGGTGTAACAAGAAAAACACGAAGGTAATAAAACAACAAGTGTtgataatgtttttgtttattgataTTTCAAAAGTTACTTTTGTCTGTGTGTATAAGtttagtttttgtttcttttttctgacaggttatgagaaaatggaaaatagagacaatgatttttttaaggccCAAATGGAAAATAGGTCAGATATGGGTTCTTCAACTCCACAAGATCCTCATGAAAGTGATGAAGTTAGTTCAAATCCTGCTAATGAGACGAATGATGAATGCAACGATGCTTCTTAAGAACTAAACAACCAATTTTTGGTTGATGGGATTCTCTGTTCCAAATCTCATTATGAGGAAATGTGTTTGCCACAATGAGCTAGAAATGAAGAATAAAGCAGCAGCTACTTCCCTTGTTGATAGATTAGTTTCTTTTACCAAATGTTAATCCATTTCTCTGATTGACACTTCTGTTAGTAGTCACCCATTAGATATTCTGAAAGTTCAAGCTTTGGTTCAGAAAATTACTTGTTCTGATCCATGTTCAGCAGAAGAAAACTTTGACAAGAAGTGTCACTCGTCTGTCGTTATGAATTGACATTCATCAGAGCTTGACTTTAATCCATTGCCTACTAAAGAGGTTTATATGAATGATGCTCTTGAAGTTGTTTATTCAGGGAATATATCCCAAAAGAATATTACAAAATGTTGATTTTGAGGGAAATGTTGTTTGGTTCCTTGTCATtaaagttgattttattttttgtgaatgTTTCTTCTGCCAAAAAGATTCAACTGCATCTGACACCAGACATGTTGTCGTATGATCATGTAGCCGAATGAGTAAAGTTACTGAAGTTGATATAGTCTTCAACACAAGGCAATACTTTACTTACAATTTATGATTGTGCGATTCCTATTGTATACATCTTGTATAGTAGATATGAGTCTCtgccaaaaattattttttatattaatggtatgttttaatgaaaagaaaaaacacaaataacaatatattaacttttgtttgattaaaataaataaataaaataagttctaaaacaaaaatttatttcatttttcttttcatttaaatttcaaagttttctCACAATATTATTACTTGGAAGTAGAGTTTGGCATGGCCAACTATAAATGAGAAGCATCTCTCTCTGATCCCGGCGCGCCAAGcgaaaaaatatctaaattcctggataacaaaataaaagacaGAACAGAAGAGGTTATGAATGACCGAAACTTTCATTCAGTTCGTCTATCCAATCCAATCTGTTATAGTTCCACTTTCTTCCACACTACACATTAACACATTGGGCTCGACTCAAATGATAAATGTTGCattttacaattgcaagagaCCCTGAGCTGAACAAACATGTCTGTCCCTGTCCCTGTCTCTGTCTCTGTCTCTGGTTCAGGGTTACTTAGTTTTCCTTCAATTCAGCGACCACATTCCAACCCTCCACCCAAACACGCCGCACTTCCTTCCACTTCCCCTGAACCCGACACTGATACTAATTCCTCTTCAGAACCCAACACCGTTAAACCCGTCAAGTTCATCTACACCAGAGCATCGCCTTCAATAAGATGGCCCCACCTCAAACTCTCCCAAACCTACCCTTCCACGCAACCCCACTTTCCCCAAAACGACATTTTCCCCTCCAAAACTCCACCTTCCGAGTCCCCAGAAGAAGAATCCCCAAAACCTGTTGTaaacgacgacgacgacgacgaagCCCAAGAAGCCTTAGGGAGACGCAGCAAGACAAgggttaaaaaaatgaacaaattggCACTGAAAAGGGACAAGAATTGGAGGGAAAGAGTGAAGTACTTAACGGACACCATTCTGGCGTTGAAGTCGGAGGAGTTCGTGGCGGGTGTGTTGGAAGAACGCAGAGTTCAGATGACACCTACCGATTTCTGCTTTGTGGTCAAATGGGTGGGTCAACAAAACTGGCAACGCGCGCTTGAACTCTACGAGTGCTTGAATTTGCGGCACTGGTATGCACCCAATGCCAGAATGGTTGCAACCATCTTGGGTGTGTTGGGAAAGGCCAATCAAGAAGCACTTGCTGTTGAAATCTTCGCCAGGGCTGAGTCAAGTGTAGGGGACACGGTTCAAGTCTACAATGCCATGATGGGTGTGTATGCCCGCAATGGTCGCTTCAGTAAGGTAAAGGAGCTGCTTGATTTAATGCGTGAGAGAGGGTGTGTGCCTGACCTTGTCAGTTTCAATACTTTGATTAATGCAAGGATGAAGAGTGGCGCAATGGAGCCTAATTTGGCTCTTCAGCTGTTGAATGAAGTGAGGAGGTCCGGGATTAGGCCGGATATAATAACTTACAATACCCTTATAAGTGCTTGCTCTAGGGAATCCAATTTGGAGGAGGCAGTTGCGGTTTTCAGTGATATGGAGTCTCACCGGTGTCAGCCGGACCTGTGGACTTACAATGCTATGATTTCAGTGTATGGTAGATGTGCGCGTGCTAGGAAAGCCGAGGAGCTGTTTAAAGAATTGGAGTCTAAAGGGTTTTTTCCTGATGCTGTGACTTATAATTCTCTCTTGTATGCTTTTTCTAGAGAAGGGAACACGGAAAAAGTAAGGGATATTTGTGAAGAGATGGTGAAAAGGGGGTTTGGCCAGGATGAGATGACATACAACACTATCATACACATGTATGGGAAGCAAGGCCGGCATGATCAGGCAATGCAGATTTATAGAGACATGAAGTCTTCTGGTAGGAATCCTGATGCGGTTACGTATACTGTTTTGATAGATTCACTTGGAAAAGCAAGTAAGGTTGAGGAAGCTGCAAATGTGATGTCGGAAATGCTGGATGCAGGAGTCAAGCCCACTTTGCACACGTATAGTGCTTTGATTTGTGCTTATGCAAAGGCTGGAAAGCGAGAAGAGGCTGAAGAGACATTTAATTGCATGCGTAGATCAGGGATCAAACCTGATCGTCTGGCGTACTCAGTTATGTTGGATTTCTTTCTGAGATTCAATGAGATGAAAAAGGCTATGGGGTTGTATCATGAAATGATTCGTGAAGGTTTCACGCCAGATAATGGTCTCTATGAGGTCATGATGCATGCACTTGTGAGGGAAAACATGTGGGATGTTGTTGACAGAATTATTAGAGATATGGAAGAACTGAGTGGTATGAATCCACAAGTTATTTCGTCGGTTCTTGTTAAGGGGGGATGTTATGATCATGCTGCTAAAATGTTGAAAGTTGCCATCAGCAATGGCTATGAATTGgatcatgaaatttttttatcgatCATGAGTTCTTATAGCTCATCTGCTAGATATTCAGAAGCATGTGAACTTCTTGAATTCTCGAGAGAACATGCTCCAAatgatattcaaatgatcacaGAAGCACTCATCATTATACTTTGTAAGGCTAAAAAGTTAGATGCAGCCTTGGAGGAATACAGAAGTAAAGGAGAACTTGGTCAATTTAGAAGTTGTACAATGTATGAATCTCTTATTCAGGAATGTATACAGAATGAACTCTTCGATGTAGCTTCTCAGATTTTCTCTGACATGAGATTCAATGGTGTTGAGTCATCTGAATGTCTGTACCAAGGTATGGTGTCAGTCTACTGTAGAATGGACTTACCTGAGACAGCCCACCATTTGTTGTATCATGCAGAGAAAAATGGTATTATTCTTGATAATGATATATCTGTTTACATTGATATCGTTGAAACATATGGGAAGTTAAAGATATGGCAAAAGGCAGAAAGCTTAGTGGGGAGTCTCAGGCAAAGATGTTCAAAAATGGATAGGAAGGTGTGGAATGCTCTAATACATGCTTATGCATTCAGTGGTTGTTACGAACGAGCTAGAGCTATTTTTAACACAATGATGAGAGATGGCCCTTCTCCAACTGTAGATTCCGTAAATGGTCTATTACAGGCTTTAATTGTTGACAGGAGACTGAATGAGCTTTATGTTGTAATCCAGGAATTGCAAGACATGGGATTAAAGATTAGTAAAAGTTCTATTCTTTTGACGCTTGAAGCATTTGCTCAGGCAGGGAACTTATTTGAGGTACAGAAAATATACAATGGAATGAAAGCTGCTGGTTATTTTCCTACCATGCATGTTTACAGAATTATGCTTAGATTGCTGTGTAAATGCAAAAGAGTAAGGGATGTAGAAACAATGTTATGTGAGATGGAAGAGGCAGGATTTCAGCCCGATCTTCAAATTTGCAATTCTatacttaaattatatttaggtATTGAAGATTTTAAAAGCATGGGTATCATTTACCAGAAGATTCAAGATGCTAGTCTTAAACCAGATGAAGAAACatataatacattaattataatGTACTGCAGAGACCGTAGACCGGAAGAAGGTTTTTCATTGATGAATAAAATGAGAAGCCTTGGTCTGGAGCCTAAGCTGGACACATACAGAAGCTTGATCACAGCATTTAATAAGCAACGCATGTACGAACAGGCTGAGGAACTTTTTGAAGAGCTTAGATCAAATGGTTATAAACTGGACCGtgctttttatcatttaatgatGAAAACGTATAGAACTTCTGGGGATCATCGGAAAGCTGAAAATCTACTGGCCATAATGAAAGAATCAGGGATAGAGCCCACTATTTCCACCATGCATTTGCTTATGGTTTCTTACGGTAAATCTGGGCAGCCTGAGGAAGCCGAGAATGTCCTTAAAAACTTGAGAACAACTGGAGTGGTTCTGGATACATTACCTTATAGCTCTGTTATTGATGCGTATCTCAAAAAAGGAGATTTTAAAGCTGGAATTGAAAAACTCACAGAGATGAAGGAAGCAGGCATAGAACCAGACCATCGAATATGGACATGCTTTATCAGAGCTGCAACCTTGTCTGAGGGAACAAATGAAGCCATTGTTCTTTTAAATGCACTCCAAGATGCTGGATTTGATCTACCGATCAGGTACTGcttagatttttaattattatttcattttatgttaAAAGATCAGTTTTTAGAGTCGTCAAGAGGGAAGAAGCACAAATCTAGTCTTTCATATTTTTCCAGTTAATAATGAATTCTAATTGTTCAGgcttctaaaagaaaaatctgAGTCACTAGTTTCAGAAGTTGACCAATGTCTGGAGAGACTGGAACCTGTGGAAGACAATGCAGCCTTTAACCTTGTCAATGCTTTGGTGGATCTCTTGTGGGCATTTGAACTCCGGGCTACTGCATCATGGGTTTTCCAATTAGCAATCAAAAGAAGCATTTATCGCCATGATATTTTTAGGTAGGTTTTATGGGTACCTTAGCATAATTCTTAACTATGATATGCTTTTGGAGGAAGTTGTAAACTGCCGAAACACAGCATATGTCTTGTCATAATTTTCAAATGTAGTGTTTAGTAGCTCAACTAGGTTGCTTATTGCTTGTATCAATCAATTGCAGAGTTGCTGATAAGGACTGGGGGGCTGATTTTAGAAAACTATCTGCTGGTTCAGCTCTTGTTGGTCTTACGTTATGGCTTGACCACATGCAGGTGACTTCTCTTTACCTTTTAAGTTCCCTTCAAAATTGTCTATGCTCATTCTTGTGCTATCCATGGTAATAATACTTCCCAAATTTTGAGATTGTGCCCTGCTTTCCACTATGGCGCTACGTTTCATATAGTTTTTGTGATAAAGATCTGCAAAACCAACTTCCTCTGACTGTAACTATGGCTTTTATGATTGTCGTTAAAGCCTAAAGCCTGGATGTTAGCTCAAAACTTGGTAGAATTGAAATGTGCTGTACTGTGCCACACAAGTGTTTGCatttttactcaatttttttccACAGAAAGTCAGTTAACTAGTAAATGGACTAGGTTTTACTGTTTTAGGATGACAGATTCTCGATATTAAGGTAGTAACCCATAACTTGCAAGAAGCTGGTCCACTAACACTACTGATTTATATCTAATTTAACTCATAAATTGCTTAGGGCATtgaaataacaaacaaatatgaggttttagatttttatttttattttctttttaccgCCATAACTTTATTGGGTGCTTGAGATCATATTTACTATTAACAATTACAGCTGGAGTTCATCTCACAGTCCTCCTCCTCCTTTCTCTGTCACACTTTCTCACACAGAAGCCATACTGCCAGAATTGCTTCAACATATACACTTGCTTAGGAAGTTTTTCTAGGTAGTTGACATTAAAATTGCTTGCTATATATGAAATCAaaagcattattattattatactacACCTAGACGCAGGTATGCAATTTTGACCCGTTATTGACCTAATCTTGTTGCATAACTTACACACTCTTTCCCatgcttttaattttgttttatttttaatatattaaaatttgtgcCATTGCATTATGAGCCATAAGCATTGTTATCATTGATGACAAATATAATATTCACCATTTAATTAGCTCTAGATTCTCTCTGTTTGACCTTAACATTTGGACTTTGGTTGCATGGCAGGATGCCTCCTTGCAGGGTTATCCAGAGTCACCAAAATCAGTTGTACTTATAACGGGAACAGCAGAGTATAACATGGTATCTCTTGACAGCACATTGAAGGCATGCCTTTGGGAAATGGGATCGCCTTTTCTTCCTTGTAAGACACGACAAGGCATCCTTGTGGCCAAGGCTCACTCTCTCAGGATGTGGCTAAAAGACTCCCCATTTTGCTTGGATCTGGAGTTAAAAGATGCTCCTAGTCTCCCCGAGTTAAATTCGATGCGGCTTATAGAAGGGTGCTTCATAAGGCGTGGCCTTGTTCCAGCATTCAAGGAAATTACTGAGAAACTTGAGATAGTGAGTCCCAAGAAATTTTCCAAATTGGCTTTATTACCAGATGATCAGAGAAGTAAAACCATTCAAGCTTATAAGGAGGGAAGGAAAGAGAAATTGgaaaaaagcaagaaagttgTTGACCCCAAACGGCTGAAGAAGATCAGGATGATCAGGAAGCTCAAGAGAAGGAAGTATTTTCGGGAACAGGCCATTCCAAATGCAATTGGGAAACAGAAGACTTTCAAACCACTTGGTGCCGAACGAGCACCGTAATGAAATGCCAAACCCTGCATTCTGCAAGCTTACATTGTACAGATAGCAATCTGCCTGACATAAACAAGaactgtaaacaaaaaaaaaaatgttgtgacTGTCATTTCTAATCCATCACCGAAATGTTCATTGCATTGTATTTGTATGGTCCTGTATAAAGTTCATAAACCAGAAGAATTGTCTAACTCCGGGTTTGTGGTGTGAATGAAGTGATATTCGTTGAACGTGAATTAGCACAATTGCTCCTTTTCTATTCATCCAATCTCTCTCTTTGGTCGAGAAACATTTTATTCATTCTTAGGAAGAGAATGTCTAATAAACTAGAGAAACAACTAGCCGGAATCAAAATTGTACAAGCTTTGAACACGAAGAAACGACCAATAAACGTTGAGTCAAAACTTGAGTGACTCACTCAAATCACTTTggtaagaaaaatgttttaaattttttgtgaaAGTGACTTGTGAATAAaattttcctataattgatagaagaaattaaaaatgtttctcaagtataaattttttgggaatgttattttatatataaaatgtaaataaaatatttccacACTCATAAGTGAGATTCCTGAGAATTTATTTAAAcatattatttctaaaaatattgaataataatCAAGCATGCAATATAAAATTTCTAAGAAGTCTTATTCATGGGATTGagatttttatgaaaatgattTAGTTGAGAATGAAAAATTCCCTATGCTAAATCTCACATATCcggtttctgattttttttcctctcattcTCGCTGGGCATCATGAGTGTTGGGGGGTACAAATGATCATTGGCACTAATATTTCCTCTAATTCTAGGCTCAAGTCCAATAATTCTTCAGTaacaaatagtattttttacacAGGTAATAGATATTGTTTATGGGTCAGTTTTGTGTGATGTTGGGCGGAGGAATAAATATAAACCAACCaaaatgagtgaaaaaaaagataaataattgttttttttatgagtatAAATAATTGGTTTGGGTTGATTCATAGAATttctatttgaaatttaattggaaaaaaaactaaaaaagtgtaaatattaaatagaaaCCCCTTTTGTTTACCAAGTAACCCAAATACTTGTGTCTATTGAGCCCATTTCAAATCATAGCTAGCCAAGAGCTACCTTACCAAACTTTCCCTTTCCGAGGCTTAGGTCACCGACTCACCGGACAGCACCGCACCGTTGTCGGATGGATTGCAAGTACCTAATCTGATCGTCGCCTATTGAATTTCGATCCGAAGCAATTCATTTCAGATAATTTGTTCGTCCCCTTCGAGTTTCAGGTAATCAATATCGTTATCTAATTGAGAAAAATATTGTCTGTAAAGTATTTGATGAAATGCCTAATAAGGATTTGAATCCTTAATAGGGCTTTTTGGTTTCTGATTCTAATAGTGCAATGGATTGGGATTGTTCATATCTTCATATTGTTTGTCGCTTTCATAAGCGATGTAATAAAATGTGACCAAACTCATACTCGTTAGTATTGTTGTTCTTTCTTGAcagaaaaactatatatattggTGGACACGACACGACACGACACAACACAATGCAATGGGAAGCTCCAAAGTTCAAAGGCTTTCCGGGATGCAAAAGCAAGTACTTAGCCTATACAGAGGGTTTCTGCGTGCAGCACGTTCCAAATCGGAGGAAGAACGGTGCAAGATAGAGTCAATTATATCGCAAGAGTTTCGGCGTAATGCGGAGGATGTAGATCGCAAAAATTTTCTCTACATTGAGTACTTACTTCGCCGTGGCAACAAACAACTTGATCAGCTTAAAAACCCTGGTACTACAGGGTTATCTTCGTTGCAACTTCATTactctcacccttcaagtaaggGTTAAAATGCTTGTCATTAATTATTACTACAGTTCTGTTTCGTGAGATATTCGCAATTTATTAAGTCCAATAACAAAATCAGTTGCTTACTGTGGACTTACGTTTGATTTTGTATTCCCAAGGATAATCACATGAATTTCACTTTCGGTTTGTAATTTTGAAATCTTAAAAAACTGGACCCAATTTTAGATTTGAATTATcggttttaatttttacttcgACAAATCCTAAAAAATTCAAGCCCAAACCCTCTCTCTTCAATCCCGATTTCTCTCCAGCGACACCTATCTCCTCCCTCCCCAGCGACACGTCACCTCCTTGACCACCACTGTTGTCTCATCGTCACCCTACACCACCGGAATTGCACCACCACCCCAAAAATGCATGCGACCAAGTGGATCTTGAACAAGGGAGAAAGTTTCAGATCTTGGGAGACGGTGGTGGGTGAGAGGGACAAAGGGGAAGAGGAGATGGTGGTGGTGGGTGAGAAGCGGCGCGCACGAGAGAGAGGACAGTGATGTGAGAGAGAGCAGCAGCGCAGAGAAGAGTGAAGAGACTCTCAATTAGGGTAAAACGAAACCAAAaccacattatttttttttgtgtggttTATGGTAAAAACAGCTTTAAAATCTagtaaaatttcaattcaaaattgatttatcCGAgcaggtttttgttttgaaataaccatatattataaattcacaATGATCTCAAGCGAAACCTAAGCTATCATTTCCAATTCCACTTTTGGATGGTCTCAACTTTTGAGTTTAAGATTGGTCAAACATAATTTGGTATTGTgttataaacatgatttcaaGTTTAAGACGCAAGTTTCATTCAAcctatttctaatattttttgtattaatacTAACACGAGTCATAATTTTTGTTCCATGTATACCCTTCAATTATAGAACTCATAATTTTTGCATCTATACATGAGTTTCATTATGTCCGGTTAACTAGTATATCACTGACCTGTATACTGCACATACAATAAACTCgtacaaacataaaaaagaaaaaaaagaatataaaaaagcaTGAACCTGTTAAATAGTTTGTGGTTCCATATCCTTATTGCATGACTGTCTCCCTCGGGTATGCTAATTGCTAGgcaaaatattttactaatttttttttgtaagaatattataaatttaactatttaatatatatatatatatatatatatatatggatattaaaatcattttgGTAATTACacatccaaaatcaattttgattgctaattttcaaatattatacaCCAAAATTAATTCTATAATATCTATTTTTCAAACCAAAAATAGCATTAGTTCAAACTCACATTTCGAATCAATTCTATAAAATATGTTGATTCAAAAGGCATAGATATTTAACGCGGTCCATGCAAGTCATTGAATTCTGCAACCACTTTCAACCgcaatttatgattaattttaataaacacTTTTGCACACTAATATATGTACAAGAGTCTTGAAAATAACTGATGAATATTTGGCTGGAAGCACTATATTCAAAACAAATGGTAGTCCAACTCACGTCCAGTTACTCCCAGCAAAGCTCAAATGAGAAAATAAGGCTTCATAATAtcgattaatttttctttacaatCCTTCGAGGAAACAACAGGCCAAGTGAACTTTGATTTTCAAGAAATCGTAACATCAGAGCACTCGTgctaagaaaaattatattttgatgaaGCAGTACCGGTTACACCGAAAGGAGCCATCAAATTAGAGCATGCTAATACTAAGATTTGGTTAACACATAAAAATATCATCGAGGAGCACCATAAACTTGGGTTGAGTCGTATTGGGGATAAGCAGCAGGCTGGGGCGACAATGTTTTGCCATACGCAGCCGGAGCACTTGCCGGGACAGCTGCATAACCAGCTGGTTGCGTGTTAGACTGTTCATAACCAGTTTGAGTGGGAGTGGGTTGAACATAACCTGGCTGCCCACTTGGTTGTGCTGTACTATATGCTGGTGCAGCACCAGTGCTATAACCAGGATCTTGGGGTGCTTGGTAGCCATAAACTGCGTTGTTGGGAGCCGGCTGCTCAGGGTAACTTGGCTGTAAAGATGGGTATGATGATCCATAACCAGTGGGACCAACCTGCGTATAACTGGCTGCAGGCTGGGCAGCTGGCTGACCATAAGTGGGTTGTGCAGCAGGCTGGGTATAAGGTGGGAAAGATGCAGGTGGTGGGTGACTATAGCCATCTGTAGCTGGTGCAGACCCATAACTTGGATATGCTGTTTGTGATGGCCCAGATACTGCATATGGGTATGGTTGTTGTGTTGGCATATTCGTGCCATATGACTGGGCAGGAGTGGAACCTTGATATGGCATATCCCCTGGTTGAGTAGCTCTAGGGGGACCATAAGATTGTGGAGGCTGTCCCGATGGCATGCCATATAATGGTGGCTTGCCAAACTGCTGCGGTGCAGGGTAATTAGGCTGAGCACCAGCCTGAGGGTAGGTCGATTGAGAATTTACATGTCCTCCATAAGAATGTTGAGTAGGAGCACGATTTTCATACTTTGACTCATCATATCCCTGTCCATAACCTTGTTGGGGAAGTCCTGCCTGAGAATAAGTTGTCTGATGACCATAATCCTGGCCTTGTGGCTGTCCATAGTTGTAATTCACCTGAGCTGGGGTTGGTCCCATAGAAGGTACAGGGGAAGGACCAGCACCATATGGGGGGGCTGAACTGGGAAGCTGTGTGGATGGTGGAGCATCGGATAAATGACCCCCATGTCCTCCATAATACTCATAACCACCATTGTGTGGGGGTGGCCCTTGAAAGCTGTGGTGAGGCCTTTGCTCCCAACCAGAACCAAAGCTGCTTC encodes:
- the LOC100815191 gene encoding pentatricopeptide repeat-containing protein At3g18110, chloroplastic; the encoded protein is MSVPVPVSVSVSGSGLLSFPSIQRPHSNPPPKHAALPSTSPEPDTDTNSSSEPNTVKPVKFIYTRASPSIRWPHLKLSQTYPSTQPHFPQNDIFPSKTPPSESPEEESPKPVVNDDDDDEAQEALGRRSKTRVKKMNKLALKRDKNWRERVKYLTDTILALKSEEFVAGVLEERRVQMTPTDFCFVVKWVGQQNWQRALELYECLNLRHWYAPNARMVATILGVLGKANQEALAVEIFARAESSVGDTVQVYNAMMGVYARNGRFSKVKELLDLMRERGCVPDLVSFNTLINARMKSGAMEPNLALQLLNEVRRSGIRPDIITYNTLISACSRESNLEEAVAVFSDMESHRCQPDLWTYNAMISVYGRCARARKAEELFKELESKGFFPDAVTYNSLLYAFSREGNTEKVRDICEEMVKRGFGQDEMTYNTIIHMYGKQGRHDQAMQIYRDMKSSGRNPDAVTYTVLIDSLGKASKVEEAANVMSEMLDAGVKPTLHTYSALICAYAKAGKREEAEETFNCMRRSGIKPDRLAYSVMLDFFLRFNEMKKAMGLYHEMIREGFTPDNGLYEVMMHALVRENMWDVVDRIIRDMEELSGMNPQVISSVLVKGGCYDHAAKMLKVAISNGYELDHEIFLSIMSSYSSSARYSEACELLEFSREHAPNDIQMITEALIIILCKAKKLDAALEEYRSKGELGQFRSCTMYESLIQECIQNELFDVASQIFSDMRFNGVESSECLYQGMVSVYCRMDLPETAHHLLYHAEKNGIILDNDISVYIDIVETYGKLKIWQKAESLVGSLRQRCSKMDRKVWNALIHAYAFSGCYERARAIFNTMMRDGPSPTVDSVNGLLQALIVDRRLNELYVVIQELQDMGLKISKSSILLTLEAFAQAGNLFEVQKIYNGMKAAGYFPTMHVYRIMLRLLCKCKRVRDVETMLCEMEEAGFQPDLQICNSILKLYLGIEDFKSMGIIYQKIQDASLKPDEETYNTLIIMYCRDRRPEEGFSLMNKMRSLGLEPKLDTYRSLITAFNKQRMYEQAEELFEELRSNGYKLDRAFYHLMMKTYRTSGDHRKAENLLAIMKESGIEPTISTMHLLMVSYGKSGQPEEAENVLKNLRTTGVVLDTLPYSSVIDAYLKKGDFKAGIEKLTEMKEAGIEPDHRIWTCFIRAATLSEGTNEAIVLLNALQDAGFDLPIRLLKEKSESLVSEVDQCLERLEPVEDNAAFNLVNALVDLLWAFELRATASWVFQLAIKRSIYRHDIFRVADKDWGADFRKLSAGSALVGLTLWLDHMQDASLQGYPESPKSVVLITGTAEYNMVSLDSTLKACLWEMGSPFLPCKTRQGILVAKAHSLRMWLKDSPFCLDLELKDAPSLPELNSMRLIEGCFIRRGLVPAFKEITEKLEIVSPKKFSKLALLPDDQRSKTIQAYKEGRKEKLEKSKKVVDPKRLKKIRMIRKLKRRKYFREQAIPNAIGKQKTFKPLGAERAP
- the LOC100791084 gene encoding Succinate dehydrogenase assembly factor 1, mitochondrial, coding for MGSSKVQRLSGMQKQVLSLYRGFLRAARSKSEEERCKIESIISQEFRRNAEDVDRKNFLYIEYLLRRGNKQLDQLKNPGTTGLSSLQLHYSHPSSKG